The Diabrotica virgifera virgifera chromosome 10, PGI_DIABVI_V3a genome has a window encoding:
- the LOC114332772 gene encoding uncharacterized protein LOC114332772, which produces MNNSSTWHRSGASIIRSSRVKKMVEAALSRQENVPGPEQSERVTDFTVLQNVLSERNEDFQNPEQSETVTNFTVLQNVLPERNQDFQNPEQSETVTNFTVLQNVLPERNEDFQNPEQSETVTNFTVLQNVLPERNQDFQNPEQSETVTNFTVFRMFYQNETRTFRVS; this is translated from the exons ATGAATAACAGTTCAACATGGCATAGATCTGGCGCAAGTATCATTAGGTCATCTCGTGTGAAAAAAATGGTTGAAGCAGCTTTATCACGACAAGAAAATGTTCCTG GCCCAGAACAAAGTGAAAGAGTAACTGACTTCACAGTATTGCAGAATGTTCTGTCAGAGCGAAACGAGGACTTTCAGA ATCCAGAACAAAGTGAGACAGTAACTAACTTCACAGTATTGCAGAATGTTCTGCCAGAACGAAACCAGGATTTTCAGA ACCCAGAACAAAGTGAGACAGTAACTAACTTCACAGTATTGCAGAATGTTCTACCAGAACGAAACGAGGACTTTCAGA ATCCAGAACAAAGTGAGACAGTAACTAACTTCACAGTATTGCAGAATGTTCTGCCAGAACGAAACCAGGATTTTCAGA ACCCAGAACAAAGTGAGACAGTAACTAACTTCACAGTATTCAGAATGTTCTACCAGAACGAAACGAGGACTTTCAGAGTAAGTTGA